The Lutibacter profundi genome includes a region encoding these proteins:
- a CDS encoding NADH-quinone oxidoreductase subunit C, translated as MKNEDLQSIINGFSDNLEFSTEASEFLNVVVPKEQLHNICNQLKSNSSLKFDYAFCITGMDWGKDLGVIYHLESTELKHQIVVKVMVDDRENPVLDSVHDIWQTAEFHELEVYDFFGIKFNKHPKLRRLFLTPDWDGFPLRKDYVDEANMIVK; from the coding sequence ATGAAAAACGAAGATTTACAAAGTATTATAAATGGTTTTAGTGATAATTTAGAGTTCTCTACTGAGGCATCTGAATTTTTAAATGTTGTTGTACCTAAAGAACAACTTCACAATATTTGTAATCAATTGAAATCAAATTCCAGTTTGAAATTTGATTATGCTTTTTGTATTACTGGAATGGATTGGGGAAAAGATTTAGGTGTAATTTATCATTTAGAATCTACGGAATTAAAACATCAGATTGTTGTGAAAGTGATGGTTGATGACAGAGAAAATCCTGTATTAGACTCTGTTCATGACATTTGGCAAACAGCAGAATTTCATGAATTAGAAGTGTATGATTTCTTTGGTATAAAATTCAATAAGCACCCAAAATTAAGACGTCTTTTTTTAACGCCAGATTGGGATGGTTTTCCCTTGAGAAAGGATTATGTAGATGAAGCTAATATGATTGTTAAATAA
- a CDS encoding 2-oxoacid:acceptor oxidoreductase subunit alpha, with protein sequence MNTAKTKQQPEVLEAVVIRFVGDSGDGMQLTGTQFSDTSAMFGNDIATFPNYPSEIRAPQGSLYGVSGFQVHIGSVEVSTPGDNLDLLVAMNPAGLKTNLYAVKSGHTIIVDSDAFTKKNLEKAQYKTNPLEDGSLDNYRVIEVSMTRLTKEALKNVEGLDNKSITRSKNMFSLGMVYWMYDRSIEHTIEFFNKKFKKKPQIIEANTKVLNAGYFYAETLELIPNSYTISPAKMEAGTYRIIMGNTATAWGLLAAAEKSGLELFLGSYPITPATDILHELVKHKHFGVKAFQAEDEIAGITSAIGASFAGDLAITTTSGPGLALKGEALGLAMMIELPLVVVDVQRGGPSTGLPTKTEQSDLLQAMYGRNGESPVIVIAASTPANCFDFAFEAAKLALEHMTPVVLLTDGYIANGSAPWKIKSISEMPEIKNNLVNQITENWHPYNRDEETLARNWAIPGTKGFEHRIGGLEKDSITGNISYEPENHEKMTKIRAEKVERVKNVIPKLKTEFADSGDLLVIGWGGTYGSLHSAVKQLSDNGYKNIGYAHFNYINPLPRNTKEILSKFKKLLFVN encoded by the coding sequence ATGAATACAGCTAAAACAAAACAACAACCCGAAGTACTAGAAGCAGTAGTTATTCGTTTTGTTGGTGATTCAGGAGACGGAATGCAATTAACAGGAACGCAATTTTCTGACACTTCCGCAATGTTTGGTAATGATATTGCAACATTCCCAAACTACCCTTCAGAAATTAGAGCACCACAAGGAAGCTTATATGGAGTTTCTGGTTTTCAAGTACATATTGGTAGTGTTGAAGTTAGCACACCGGGTGATAATTTAGATTTATTGGTTGCAATGAATCCTGCCGGTTTAAAAACTAACTTATATGCTGTAAAATCAGGACATACTATTATTGTAGACTCTGATGCTTTTACAAAGAAAAATTTAGAAAAAGCACAATACAAAACCAACCCATTAGAAGATGGAAGTTTAGATAATTATAGAGTTATTGAAGTATCAATGACTAGACTAACGAAAGAAGCTTTAAAAAATGTAGAAGGTTTAGATAATAAATCCATTACACGAAGTAAAAATATGTTTTCTCTAGGAATGGTTTATTGGATGTATGACCGTTCAATAGAACATACTATAGAATTTTTTAATAAAAAATTTAAAAAGAAGCCTCAAATAATTGAGGCGAATACCAAAGTATTGAACGCTGGTTATTTTTATGCAGAAACATTAGAACTTATTCCAAATTCCTATACTATTTCACCTGCTAAAATGGAAGCTGGAACTTATAGAATTATTATGGGAAATACAGCTACAGCTTGGGGTCTTTTAGCTGCTGCAGAAAAATCTGGATTAGAATTATTTTTAGGATCCTACCCTATAACTCCTGCTACTGATATTTTACATGAATTGGTGAAACACAAACATTTTGGCGTAAAAGCTTTTCAGGCAGAAGATGAAATAGCAGGAATCACCTCTGCCATTGGAGCTTCATTTGCTGGAGATTTAGCAATTACAACTACTTCAGGTCCTGGTTTAGCCTTAAAAGGAGAGGCTTTAGGTTTAGCAATGATGATTGAATTACCATTGGTAGTTGTTGATGTACAACGTGGAGGCCCTTCAACTGGTTTACCAACAAAAACTGAACAATCTGATTTGTTACAAGCAATGTATGGGAGAAATGGAGAAAGCCCTGTAATTGTTATTGCAGCAAGTACTCCTGCTAATTGTTTTGACTTTGCTTTTGAAGCAGCCAAACTTGCTTTGGAACACATGACTCCTGTTGTTTTATTAACTGACGGATATATTGCAAACGGTTCAGCACCATGGAAAATTAAATCTATTAGCGAAATGCCTGAAATTAAAAACAATTTAGTTAACCAAATAACTGAAAATTGGCACCCTTATAATAGAGATGAAGAAACACTTGCCAGAAACTGGGCAATTCCTGGTACTAAAGGTTTTGAACACCGAATTGGTGGCTTAGAAAAAGATAGTATCACAGGTAATATCTCATACGAACCTGAGAACCATGAAAAAATGACCAAAATAAGAGCCGAAAAAGTTGAAAGAGTTAAAAATGTTATACCAAAACTTAAAACAGAATTTGCTGATAGTGGAGATTTATTAGTAATAGGTTGGGGTGGAACTTATGGCTCTTTACATTCTGCCGTAAAACAACTAAGTGATAATGGCTACAAAAATATTGGTTATGCCCATTTCAATTATATAAACCCTCTTCCAAGAAATACCAAAGAAATTTTGTCTAAATTTAAAAAATTATTGTTTGTGAATTAA
- a CDS encoding NADH-quinone oxidoreductase subunit B, with protein sequence MGVEKKRFLNQLEAEGLKQVVPDDFPGKVIPGGNGGNIVVTTLDSVINWGRSNSLWPLYFGTSCCAIEMMQTGAPKHDFSRFGFEVARPSARQADLIIIAGTIVNKMGPVLRRLYDQMAEPKYVIAMGACAISGGPFYYNSYSVIKGADHVIPVDVYVPGCPPRPEALLEGMIMLQQKIKTENMKHKVNPIDGFDEGKV encoded by the coding sequence ATGGGAGTAGAAAAAAAACGATTTTTAAATCAATTAGAAGCTGAAGGGTTAAAACAAGTTGTTCCAGACGATTTTCCAGGAAAAGTTATTCCAGGTGGTAATGGAGGAAATATTGTGGTAACAACTTTAGATAGTGTTATAAATTGGGGGCGATCAAATTCTTTGTGGCCTCTTTATTTCGGTACCAGTTGCTGTGCTATAGAAATGATGCAAACTGGAGCTCCAAAACATGATTTTTCTCGTTTTGGATTTGAAGTTGCAAGACCATCGGCACGACAAGCAGACTTAATTATTATTGCAGGAACCATTGTAAATAAAATGGGACCTGTTTTAAGAAGGTTATATGACCAAATGGCTGAACCAAAATACGTAATTGCCATGGGAGCCTGTGCTATTTCTGGAGGCCCTTTTTATTACAATTCATATTCTGTAATAAAAGGAGCTGACCATGTAATACCTGTTGATGTGTATGTCCCTGGTTGCCCTCCACGCCCAGAAGCATTATTAGAGGGAATGATTATGCTACAGCAAAAAATAAAAACTGAAAATATGAAGCATAAAGTTAATCCTATTGATGGTTTTGACGAAGGTAAAGTTTGA
- a CDS encoding TolB family protein, translating to MKLNITLIVATILFIGCKPSSNKNKLDAKSGATKIVNKLHYSEEKHLKNVKQLTFGGDNAEAYWNSNGSKIVFQANNKVWGLQCDQIYIMDASKPLDSTEIPQLISTGKGRTTCSYFLPGDSTIVYSSTHLVSTECPPVPKKEDYDNKYIWPVYKSYDIFIADIKGNQLKQLTFEDGYDAEPTVSPKGDKIVFTSTRTGDLELFTMNIDGSDVKQITFELGYDGGAFFSPDGTKLIFRSSRPKTPSEIKEYKNLLTQGLVQPTNMELYTCNIDGSELTKITNLGNANWAPFFHPSGKKIIFSSNHKSKHSFNLFMINIDGSNLEQITYDNVFDAFPMFSPDGSKLIFSSNRNNNGTHDTNLFVADWVE from the coding sequence ATGAAATTAAATATTACATTAATAGTAGCTACTATCTTATTTATAGGTTGTAAACCATCATCTAACAAAAACAAGCTCGATGCAAAATCAGGAGCAACAAAAATTGTAAATAAACTTCATTATTCAGAAGAAAAACATTTAAAAAACGTAAAACAATTAACTTTCGGCGGTGATAATGCCGAAGCTTATTGGAATTCGAATGGTTCTAAAATAGTTTTTCAGGCAAATAACAAAGTCTGGGGGTTACAATGTGATCAAATTTATATTATGGATGCTTCAAAACCGTTAGATAGTACAGAAATTCCTCAATTAATAAGTACGGGAAAAGGCCGAACCACTTGTAGTTATTTTTTACCAGGAGATTCTACTATTGTGTATTCATCTACTCATTTAGTAAGCACAGAATGTCCGCCAGTTCCAAAAAAAGAAGATTATGACAATAAATATATTTGGCCTGTTTATAAAAGTTACGATATTTTTATTGCAGATATAAAAGGAAATCAATTAAAACAACTCACTTTTGAAGACGGATATGATGCTGAACCAACGGTATCTCCAAAAGGTGATAAAATTGTTTTTACCTCAACAAGAACAGGTGATTTAGAACTTTTTACCATGAATATTGACGGAAGTGACGTAAAACAAATAACTTTTGAATTAGGTTATGATGGTGGCGCTTTCTTTTCTCCAGATGGAACTAAATTAATTTTTCGTTCATCTCGCCCAAAAACGCCTTCAGAAATTAAAGAATATAAAAATTTATTAACTCAAGGGTTGGTGCAACCAACTAATATGGAATTATATACTTGCAATATTGACGGAAGCGAATTAACTAAAATTACCAATTTAGGAAATGCTAATTGGGCTCCGTTCTTTCATCCTTCAGGAAAGAAAATAATTTTTTCTTCTAATCACAAAAGCAAACACAGTTTCAATCTATTTATGATTAATATTGACGGAAGCAATTTAGAACAAATTACTTATGACAATGTTTTTGATGCTTTTCCTATGTTTTCACCTGATGGAAGTAAATTGATTTTCTCTTCGAATAGAAATAACAATGGAACACACGATACCAATTTATTTGTTGCTGATTGGGTAGAATAA
- a CDS encoding NADH-quinone oxidoreductase subunit A, which yields MGSEAIIVFLLSGVVLVAGANFLSNLISHKSDNPQKREPYECGIETIGPTWIQFKVGYYLFAILFLIFDVEVAFLIPWAVVYKEVGTVALVEIIVFLVILGLGLAYAYKKRALQWE from the coding sequence ATGGGATCAGAAGCCATTATTGTATTTTTACTATCAGGCGTTGTTTTAGTTGCTGGTGCAAATTTTTTATCAAATTTAATCTCACACAAATCAGATAATCCACAAAAAAGAGAACCTTATGAATGTGGAATAGAAACAATAGGACCAACTTGGATTCAATTCAAAGTGGGTTATTATCTTTTTGCAATTCTATTTTTAATTTTTGATGTTGAAGTAGCTTTCTTAATCCCTTGGGCTGTAGTTTATAAGGAAGTTGGAACAGTTGCTTTGGTTGAAATTATAGTGTTTCTTGTTATACTTGGATTAGGATTGGCATATGCCTACAAAAAAAGAGCTTTACAATGGGAGTAG
- the nuoH gene encoding NADH-quinone oxidoreductase subunit NuoH: MNFLMMNIPLNITKTIHDWIFSIMPEMAANITEWVLIAIVYLALFAVAGLYLVLLERKVAAWFQLRLGPNRVGPWGLFQTMADALKLVSKELTSNDRIDKFLYNLAPYFVIVTSLMAMAVFPYSKQFQGFDINIGIFFLFAISSIGVIGILVAGWSSNNKFSLIGAMRSGLQTISYELSVGLSILTMVLLTGTLQLSEIVEIQRTGGWLILQGHIPAIIAFMIFMIAGTAETNRAPFDLVEAESELGAGFHTEYSGMKFAYFFLAEFINMFIIASIAVVLFFGAWLSPFGITEGITWFPEVIWFLIKVLIIIFLMMWFRWTFPRLRVDQLLTLEWKYLLPLNLVNLLIMAIVIWLNWTI; this comes from the coding sequence ATGAATTTTTTAATGATGAACATACCGTTAAACATTACCAAAACTATCCATGATTGGATATTTTCAATAATGCCAGAAATGGCCGCAAATATCACAGAATGGGTTTTAATTGCTATTGTATACCTAGCATTATTTGCCGTAGCTGGTTTATATTTAGTATTACTAGAACGTAAAGTTGCTGCTTGGTTTCAATTAAGACTTGGCCCTAATAGAGTTGGTCCTTGGGGATTATTCCAAACAATGGCTGATGCCTTAAAATTAGTTTCAAAAGAATTAACCAGTAATGATAGAATTGATAAATTTTTATACAATCTGGCCCCTTACTTTGTTATTGTAACATCGTTAATGGCAATGGCTGTTTTTCCATACTCAAAACAATTTCAAGGTTTTGATATCAATATTGGTATCTTCTTCTTATTTGCTATTTCTTCAATTGGCGTTATTGGAATTTTAGTTGCAGGATGGTCTAGCAACAATAAATTCTCTTTAATTGGAGCAATGCGTAGTGGCTTACAAACTATTAGTTACGAATTATCAGTTGGCCTATCAATTTTAACAATGGTTTTACTCACGGGCACATTACAATTATCAGAAATTGTAGAAATTCAACGTACAGGAGGTTGGTTAATTTTACAAGGTCATATTCCAGCTATTATTGCATTTATGATTTTTATGATTGCTGGTACGGCAGAAACAAATAGAGCTCCTTTTGATTTAGTTGAAGCTGAATCTGAATTAGGAGCTGGTTTTCATACGGAATATTCAGGAATGAAATTTGCCTATTTCTTTTTAGCAGAATTTATCAACATGTTTATTATAGCTTCAATTGCTGTTGTGTTATTTTTTGGCGCTTGGTTATCTCCTTTCGGAATTACGGAAGGTATCACTTGGTTTCCTGAAGTAATCTGGTTTTTAATTAAAGTGCTAATAATCATATTTTTAATGATGTGGTTTCGTTGGACATTCCCTCGTTTAAGAGTGGATCAATTATTAACCTTAGAGTGGAAATATTTATTGCCACTAAATTTGGTTAATTTACTAATAATGGCAATTGTAATTTGGTTAAACTGGACAATTTAA
- the lepA gene encoding translation elongation factor 4 encodes MKNIRNFCIIAHIDHGKSTLADRLLSFTGTTTAREEQAQLLDNMDLERERGITIKSHAIQMDYTFEGEKYVLNLIDTPGHVDFSYEVSRSIAACEGALLIVDAAQSIQAQTISNLYLALENDLEIIPVLNKVDLPGANPEEVTDDIVGLLGCSPNEVIHASGKTGFGVEDILKAIIEKVPAPKGDVNAPLQALIFDSVYNSYRGIETYFRVLNGEIKKGERVKFMATGKEYNADEVGTLKLTQVPKQSIKAGDVGYLITGVKTASEIKVGDTITDAVNPTQNSIDGFEDVKPMVFAGIYPVDNDDYEELRNSMEKLKLNDASLVFIPESSAALGFGFRCGFLGMLHLEIIQERLEREFDMTVITTVPNVSYHAFTNKHPNTVLLVNNPSDLPEPSKLNRVEEPFIKATIITKSDFVGPVMNLCIEKRGQITNQTYLTPERVELTFDMPLAEIVFDFYDRLKTVSKGYASFDYHPIGLKESKLVKVDILLNGQSVDALSALIHADNAYNIGKKMCEKLRQLIPRQQFDIPIQAAIGAKVISRETVKALRKDVTAKCYGGDISRKRKLLEKQKKGKKRMRQVGNVEIPQEAFMAVLKLND; translated from the coding sequence ATGAAAAACATTAGAAATTTTTGCATCATTGCACACATTGATCACGGAAAAAGCACTTTAGCTGATAGGTTATTAAGCTTTACAGGCACCACAACAGCACGTGAAGAACAAGCTCAGTTACTTGATAATATGGATTTGGAGCGTGAACGAGGTATTACCATTAAAAGTCATGCAATTCAAATGGACTATACCTTTGAAGGCGAAAAGTACGTGTTAAATTTAATTGATACACCTGGGCATGTAGATTTTTCTTATGAAGTTTCAAGATCAATTGCAGCCTGTGAAGGAGCTTTATTAATAGTTGATGCTGCACAAAGTATCCAGGCTCAAACTATTTCAAATTTATATTTAGCTTTAGAAAACGATTTGGAAATTATTCCCGTATTAAATAAAGTTGATTTACCTGGTGCAAATCCCGAAGAAGTTACTGATGATATTGTTGGTTTATTAGGATGTAGCCCTAATGAAGTAATTCATGCAAGTGGTAAAACGGGTTTTGGTGTTGAAGATATCTTAAAGGCTATTATTGAAAAAGTGCCTGCTCCAAAAGGAGATGTAAATGCACCATTACAAGCCTTAATTTTTGATTCTGTTTATAATTCTTATCGTGGTATTGAAACTTATTTCAGAGTTTTAAATGGTGAAATAAAGAAAGGAGAGCGCGTAAAATTTATGGCTACAGGCAAAGAATATAACGCTGATGAAGTAGGCACCTTAAAACTTACTCAAGTTCCTAAACAAAGTATAAAAGCTGGTGATGTAGGTTATTTAATAACGGGTGTTAAAACTGCAAGTGAAATAAAAGTTGGAGATACCATTACAGATGCTGTAAACCCAACTCAAAATAGTATTGATGGGTTTGAAGATGTGAAACCAATGGTTTTTGCTGGTATTTACCCTGTAGATAACGACGATTATGAAGAACTTCGAAACTCTATGGAAAAATTGAAGCTCAATGATGCTTCTTTAGTATTTATCCCTGAAAGCTCAGCTGCCTTAGGATTTGGATTTAGATGTGGTTTTTTAGGAATGCTTCATTTAGAAATTATTCAAGAACGTTTAGAACGTGAGTTTGATATGACGGTAATTACCACAGTACCAAACGTATCGTATCATGCATTTACAAATAAGCACCCTAATACAGTACTTTTAGTTAATAACCCTTCCGATTTACCTGAACCTTCAAAATTAAATAGAGTTGAAGAACCTTTTATCAAAGCTACTATAATTACCAAATCTGATTTTGTTGGACCAGTAATGAACTTGTGTATTGAAAAACGTGGACAAATAACCAACCAAACCTATTTAACACCTGAACGTGTTGAATTAACTTTTGACATGCCCTTAGCTGAAATTGTTTTTGATTTTTATGATCGTTTAAAAACCGTTTCAAAAGGATATGCGTCTTTTGATTATCATCCAATTGGATTAAAAGAATCAAAATTAGTAAAAGTTGATATTTTATTAAATGGACAATCGGTTGATGCACTTTCTGCATTAATTCATGCAGATAACGCCTATAATATTGGTAAAAAAATGTGTGAAAAATTACGCCAATTAATACCTCGCCAACAATTTGATATCCCAATACAAGCTGCTATTGGTGCAAAAGTTATTTCTCGTGAAACGGTAAAAGCACTTAGAAAAGATGTTACGGCTAAATGTTATGGAGGTGATATTTCACGTAAGCGTAAATTATTAGAAAAACAAAAGAAAGGTAAAAAACGTATGCGCCAAGTTGGAAACGTAGAAATTCCACAAGAAGCTTTTATGGCTGTTTTAAAGTTAAACGATTAA
- a CDS encoding 4Fe-4S binding protein: MSYFSDIYNGIKTLLTGMSVTGGYFIRARKGSLTQQYPDNRETLKMFDRFRGEVVMPHDKNNEHYCTGCQSCEIACPNGSIEIIWDRAVDPETGKKKKKIDKHIYHLSMCTMCGLCIEACPTDAIVWAQNYENSVYDRAALTKVLNQPGSVVKAGIED, translated from the coding sequence ATGAGTTATTTTTCAGATATATATAACGGAATAAAAACCTTACTCACCGGAATGAGTGTTACAGGAGGTTATTTTATTCGAGCTCGTAAAGGAAGTTTAACACAACAATATCCCGATAATAGAGAAACTTTAAAAATGTTTGATCGGTTTCGAGGGGAAGTTGTAATGCCACATGATAAAAATAATGAACATTACTGTACAGGCTGTCAATCATGTGAAATTGCTTGTCCAAATGGTTCTATTGAAATTATTTGGGACAGAGCTGTTGATCCTGAAACTGGGAAAAAGAAAAAAAAGATAGATAAACACATTTATCATCTGTCTATGTGTACTATGTGTGGTTTGTGTATAGAAGCTTGCCCTACTGACGCCATTGTTTGGGCTCAGAATTATGAAAATTCTGTTTATGACAGAGCTGCATTAACAAAAGTATTAA
- a CDS encoding NADH-quinone oxidoreductase subunit D, which produces MTNQEVKNKIKTEEYFVNMGPQHPAAHGVLRLLLTIDGEIIKNVEPDLGYIHRSIEKMCERDSYQQIVHLTDRMDYLSSHINNEAVCLTVEKALELEVSDRVKVIRTIISELTRLASHQLWWGVMGMDLGALTTYFYAFRDREMINDIFEETCGARLTMNYNVPGGLMFDIHPNFVKRTKEFIKHFKTKLPEYDRLLTGNVIFEKRTKGVGILTKEDAISYGVSGPVARGSGFASDVRKHHPYSAYDRVDFKEILFTEGDTYSRYKVRIAEMWESMSIIEQLIDNIPEGNIKETTKAVIKLPKGEFYQRVETARGELGVYINSTGTKNPYRVKFRSPGFSNLSVLNHITKGVKIADLVATMASFDFVIPDIDR; this is translated from the coding sequence ATGACCAATCAAGAAGTAAAAAATAAAATAAAAACAGAAGAGTATTTCGTTAATATGGGGCCTCAACACCCTGCCGCACACGGAGTGTTACGTTTATTATTAACCATTGATGGTGAAATAATAAAAAATGTAGAGCCAGATTTAGGTTACATACACCGTTCTATTGAAAAAATGTGTGAACGAGATAGCTATCAACAAATAGTTCATTTAACTGATAGAATGGATTATTTATCTTCACATATTAATAATGAAGCTGTTTGTTTAACCGTTGAAAAAGCATTAGAACTTGAGGTAAGTGATAGAGTTAAAGTTATAAGAACTATCATTTCTGAATTAACCCGCTTAGCTTCTCATCAATTATGGTGGGGTGTTATGGGAATGGATTTAGGGGCATTAACTACTTATTTTTATGCCTTTAGAGATCGTGAAATGATTAATGATATTTTTGAAGAAACTTGTGGTGCTCGTTTAACAATGAATTATAACGTACCTGGAGGATTGATGTTTGATATTCATCCTAATTTTGTAAAACGAACCAAAGAATTTATTAAGCATTTTAAAACTAAATTACCTGAATATGACAGATTGCTAACGGGGAATGTAATTTTTGAAAAACGCACAAAAGGAGTTGGCATATTAACAAAAGAAGATGCTATTTCTTACGGTGTTTCTGGTCCAGTTGCTAGAGGCTCTGGATTTGCCAGTGATGTACGTAAACACCATCCGTACAGTGCATATGATAGAGTTGATTTTAAAGAAATTCTTTTTACTGAAGGAGATACATATTCAAGATATAAAGTTAGAATAGCTGAAATGTGGGAATCTATGTCCATCATTGAACAATTAATTGACAACATCCCTGAAGGAAATATTAAAGAGACCACAAAAGCTGTAATAAAATTACCGAAAGGAGAGTTTTACCAACGTGTAGAAACTGCAAGAGGTGAATTGGGCGTTTATATAAATAGTACGGGAACTAAAAACCCTTATAGAGTTAAATTTCGCTCACCAGGGTTTTCAAATTTATCAGTACTAAACCACATTACTAAAGGTGTTAAAATTGCAGATTTAGTTGCTACTATGGCTTCATTTGACTTTGTAATTCCAGATATAGATCGTTAA
- a CDS encoding 2-oxoacid:ferredoxin oxidoreductase subunit beta, translated as METAVQKYTFKDFTSDQEVRWCPGCDDYVILRSMQKALPEMGVKREDVVFISGIGCSSRFPYYMNTYGMHSIHGRAPGIASGVKLANPNLSVWVMTGDGDAMAIGGNHFIHVLRRNIDLNIILFNNEIYGLTKGQFSPTSLVGQKTKSSPYGNTQPPFSPGELALGANARFFARIGGNVPKEMSQIFIEAHKFKGTSLVEVLQNCVIFNDGCFSKFTDKTVKADKQIFLEHGKPMIFGKERNKGLILNGLKLEVVTIGENGITQEDLLVHNAKVKDPTLHQMLVRLEYPIATGIIRSFDDVTLEERENALTEEVKANSKFTKTDDLFFSGETYEVK; from the coding sequence ATGGAAACAGCAGTTCAAAAATATACATTTAAAGATTTTACAAGTGATCAAGAAGTAAGATGGTGTCCCGGATGTGATGACTATGTTATTTTACGTTCCATGCAAAAAGCACTACCTGAAATGGGCGTTAAAAGAGAAGACGTTGTATTTATATCAGGTATTGGTTGCTCTTCTCGTTTTCCATATTATATGAACACCTATGGAATGCATAGTATTCATGGTAGGGCTCCAGGAATAGCTTCTGGTGTAAAATTGGCCAATCCAAACCTAAGCGTTTGGGTAATGACAGGTGACGGTGATGCAATGGCTATTGGTGGTAACCATTTTATTCATGTGTTAAGAAGAAACATAGATTTAAATATTATCCTGTTCAACAATGAAATATATGGTTTAACTAAAGGACAGTTCTCTCCTACTTCATTAGTTGGTCAAAAAACAAAATCATCTCCTTACGGAAATACACAACCTCCTTTCTCCCCAGGTGAATTAGCACTGGGTGCTAACGCACGCTTTTTTGCAAGAATTGGTGGTAATGTTCCAAAAGAAATGTCACAAATTTTTATCGAAGCTCACAAATTTAAAGGGACTTCACTAGTTGAAGTTTTACAAAACTGTGTTATTTTTAACGATGGATGTTTTTCTAAATTTACCGATAAGACTGTAAAAGCAGATAAACAGATTTTCCTTGAACACGGAAAACCAATGATTTTTGGTAAAGAACGTAACAAAGGTTTAATACTTAACGGTCTTAAATTAGAAGTTGTAACCATTGGAGAAAATGGAATTACACAAGAAGATTTATTGGTACACAACGCAAAAGTAAAAGATCCAACATTACATCAAATGCTTGTTAGGTTAGAATACCCTATAGCAACAGGAATTATTAGAAGTTTTGATGATGTTACCTTAGAAGAGAGAGAAAATGCTTTAACCGAAGAAGTAAAAGCAAATTCAAAATTCACTAAAACTGACGATTTATTTTTCTCTGGAGAAACGTACGAAGTTAAGTAA
- a CDS encoding 4Fe-4S binding protein: protein MAIKITDECINCDACISECPNNAIYEPDSEWAYADETALSGMVTTPSGEEVDADAMNEPISDEFYFIVTDKCTECKGFHDEPQCASVCPVDCCVPDEDHEETEEQLLAKKAWLHGE, encoded by the coding sequence ATGGCTATTAAAATAACAGACGAATGTATTAACTGCGATGCATGTATCTCAGAGTGTCCAAACAATGCAATATACGAACCAGATAGTGAATGGGCGTATGCAGATGAAACAGCTTTAAGCGGAATGGTAACTACACCTAGCGGTGAAGAGGTTGACGCTGATGCGATGAACGAACCAATATCTGATGAGTTTTATTTTATTGTAACGGATAAGTGTACTGAATGTAAAGGGTTCCATGATGAGCCTCAATGTGCTTCTGTTTGTCCGGTTGATTGTTGTGTTCCTGATGAGGATCATGAAGAAACTGAAGAGCAGTTACTAGCTAAAAAAGCTTGGTTGCACGGAGAGTAA